The nucleotide window GTCTCCCCCGAGACTGCGCTCGTAACTGCGCGCGAGGCGCTCGACCTTCTTCCCGGAGACCTCGACGGTCCCGGCCGGCTCGGCCTTCTTCATCGTCGCAAGGAACGCGAGGAAATCCTCGGGCCTGCGGTAGGCCGTGCCCGGGCCGTAGCGGGTGACGCTGATGCTGAGCCGGCCCTTGGAGAAGCGCTCTCCGCCGTCGGAGCCGGGCTTGCGCGTCCAGTCGGCCGGCGGCTTGCACTCGTAGGCCTTGGCGGCCGGGGACTGCGTCATGGCTTTCTCTCCCGCTGAAGACGGCATGGATGCCGCGGCGAGGGCGGCGAAGACGACGGCTAGCGCGGCGTTCATTTCTCCTCCGGCAGCTTGAACTTCTTCAGGAATCCGGTCCAGTACTGGGGATGCTCCTTCACCGACGTCTTCACGCGGGCCCAGAACTGGTCCCGGGTGAGCTGACCCGCCGGCGGTTTTGGAGCCGGCATCTTCTTCACCCGGAGCAAGTCTTCCAGATTCTTCTGGTCGCGGGCCAGATCGGCCTTGAGCCGCAGGAAGGCCTTCGAGTCCCCGGCCTCCCGTGTGCGGGCCAGCGCCTGGGCGAGGGCGGGGTCCTCCATCTGCTTGAGGAGCCCCTGGATGTCCCTCATCGCCGTCTCGAGATCCTTGAGGTCGTTGGGGATGGTCGCGGCCAGGACCCGGGCGTCGTTGCGCACGGTGTCGCCCTCGGGCCCGAGCCCTTCTTTCTTCGTCATGACGTCGAGCGCGCTCAGCAGCCGGGGGATCTTGAACCGGACGAGCGGGAGATAGGTCTCCTGCTTCTCCTCCTCGAGCGCCTTCAGCCGGGCGCGGTAGGCCTTCACGGGGTCCTTCATCTCCTCGAGGTCCAGGTAGCGCGGATAGCCGGTGGTCTTCAAGTCGTCCCAGAAGGCGGCGGAATCTTGCCCGAGCGATGCCGCCTCCTGAGTGTGGTCGTTGGCCTTGTCCTTCGACAGGCGAGCGGCGACGAGATAACCGGTCTGCCGGGCGCGCTGTTCGTCGACGAAGGAGAGCTCGAAGCCGTCCTCCAGCGAGTCGGGGGAGAGGCGCTTGACCATCGCGCGATTGGCCAAGTGGCGGAACTCGTGGGCCATGTTCCCCGCGAGGAAGTCGACGACCGCCTCCCGATCCTTCATCTTGAGATACAACTCGTTGAATCCGTAGATGAGATCCTCGGTGTACGCCATGCCGCGGATGCCGACGACCCCCTCGTAGCCGTTGCTCCTGTCGATCGTGCTGCCCTCGAACTTCTCGGACCTCACGAGGATGGTCTTCCCTTGGCTCCCGAACTCGCCGATGAGCTGGCGCAGGACCTCGCGACCCTCGGGAGTCTGCTGCATCTTCTCGAGGGATCTGCGCGTGACCTCCTCGGCGACGGCGGCGGGGCCCTGCGGACTTCGCAGCTCGCGGATGGCCGCGTCCAGCATGTCGCCGGTGCGGCCGGGAAGATAGGGCCGATGCCCGAACTTGAGGACCTTCTCGACCTCGCTCCAGGGCACAGGGGCGTCCGCGGAAGCGGCGTCCGGGAGCGCCGTCTTGGGCGGAGCCCGGCCGAAGGGCAGGTTCGCTCGCAGCACCCGCAAGGCCAAGACGGAGTCGGCCGCGACGACGCCTCCCTCGGGCGCGGCCTCGAAGTGCGCGACGCCGAGCGCGGCGGCGTGCGCGTCGAGGCTCCCGGAGACCGTCTTGTGGTCCTTCGCACCGAGACGACGGATGCGCTGAGCGTCGTCCTCCGGCTTCCACGCCTGCCCCTGCACGCGATCGCGCAGGTGCAGCAGGAGCCGCCCCGCGCGTTCGTCGCCGAGGCCGAGCGTCGAGCAGAAGGAGAGGATCCGGCTCTCGTACGCCTCTCGCGGCACGGTGGAGAGCCGCCCCTGGGAGAGGTCTCGGGCGTTCGCGCGCCAGGCGTCGAGGCCCTCCGGCGCCGGGGGCAGCTCGGCGTCCTCGAGCAGGGCGGAGGAAAGGCTGCCGGCGTACTCGGGGGAAGACGAAACCGCCGGCTGGGCGCGCACGACCCGCGCCGCCGGCAGGGCGAACAGGAAGACGAGCAAGGCGGCCGAGGGGGGTTTCATCGGGGTAGCCGGCCTCTCCATGAGTATAGGCCCGGCATGGGCTCTGCGCAAGGTCTTTTTTCGGGGGCTTCCCGGAGGTTTCCCCGTCGGAGGATCCCGGAGAGTAACAACCATGATACCTGTCCTATCACCCGTGTGAATGGACGTCCGGCTCTCCGTCTGTTACATCCTTGGTAAGGCATCGTCCAGGGCACAACCGGGGAAACCCGGTGCCGCAAAGCCACGGGGCTACAGAGAGAGCCGGACGCCGCGAACGACACCCTCCAAGCCAGCCGGGCTGCCGAGCAAAGCCGGGCCCCCCGCAAGGGGGGCCGAGCGCACGGCAGCCCGTCGCTGGAAGTTCCGGGGGGAGAGGGTGTCGAAGAACGGGGTCCGGTCCTTGTTCCTTACCTGCGCCGCCGCAGCGCTGCTCGCCGCTCCCCCCTCCTGCGCCGCCGATCCCTACGAGAAGTCCGCCAAAGCCATCTCCCGCATCGCCGAGCGCGCGCTCAAGCGCCGCGTCGCGGTGCTGCCGTTCCTCCCGGTGGCGGGAACGGACACCCGCGGGTCCATGGCCCTGGCCGAACGCATCACGGCCCACCTGAGCCGACAGCCGGGCATCGAAGTCGTCGAGCGCACCCTCCTCGAGAAGGTCCTGCGCGAGCAGGGCCTCGCGCAGCAGGGCGTCCTCGACGGCCGCCAGTCGGACAAGGTCGGCCGCGTGCTCGGGGTGGACTGCCTCCTCACCGGCTCCATCCTCGGTCTTGGAGACGGCCGCATCGAAGTGAACGCCCGCCTCATCGACGCGGTCACCGCCCGGGTACTGGGCGCCGAGACGCTGCAGGTCCGACGCGACTGGGACGAGTCGGGCTTCGGCGGCCTGGACGTGGTGGTGCTCCCGCCCGACCTCGGGGAGGCCGGGCCGCTCGCCCTGCCCGGGGAGGGCGCGCTGCGCGACGCGCTCGGAGGAGGGAAGGCCGGCTGCGAGGATTGGGAGGCCCGGTCGGACCGGCTGCAGGCCACCGTGCTCGAGCTCAAAGCGCGCTTCTGGGCCGCCCGCCTGCGCGAGCCCTCCTTCTCCGCCCACGGGCTCACGCGCAACCCCGGCTCCGAGGTCCGGAGCATCGCCCTGCGCCAGGACCTCTACCGGCGCATCCGAGAGCTCTACGAGCAGGAGGGCGTCCGCAAGCCGAGCGTGGAGGAGATGCAGGGCGCCTCGGACGCGGACCAGGCCGCCGAGGACCTGCGCGCGCGCTGCGACCGATGAGGGCCGGGAATCCTGAACGGGGATTCCCGGCGGGGTTTAAACAAGATGCCTCGAGCGTACTGGGGTGGCGTATGGACCTAATGGATGAGAATCTGCTGGTGTTGGATATCCGGGAAGGGATGCCGTTGGTCTTGGCGATTCCCGAGGACCAGCCCCCCATCTACGGTTCCTGGGACGGGCAGGTCTACGAGGTCGTGGGTTCGGCTTAAACTCACCCTCGCTCGCCGCTGAACCGTCGGATCAGCGGCGAGCGAACCGCTTGAGCGAGAGCCCGGCCAGGGCGGCGAAGAACTGTCCGGCCACCCGCGCGTCGAGCTTGCTCTCCCCCAGGGTCCGCGGACGGAAGACGTAGCCCACCTCTCCGGTCTGCGCGCCCGGGGGAAGGTTCTGCAGCAGGTCCATGAGGATCTTGAAGCCCTTCGGCGTCAGACGGGGCGCCGCGGCCAGGAAGGCGCTGCGCTCGACGAGGAAGAAGCCGCTCATGAGGTCGCTGGAGCCGCGGGAGAGCAGCAGCGAGGAGAGCAGGTTCGCGGCGCGGCTGATGAGTCGACGCGTGCGGCCCCACCCTTCGATGCCGCCGCCCGGCGCGTGCCGGGAGCCGACCACGAGCTGGAGTCCGCGCGCGCGGGCGAGCTCGAGCATGGCGGGGAGCCGGCTCTCGTCGTGCTGGAGGTCCGCGTCCAGGACGGCCAGGTACTCCCCCCGCGCGAGCGCGAAGGCCTCGAGGACGGCCGGGTAGAGCCCGCGTTCGCGCGTCCGGCGCAGGCTGCGCAGGGCGGGATAGCGGGCGGACAGCTCGGAGGCGATCCGCCAGGTCCCGTCGGGGGAGTCGTCGTCGGCGACGATGGTCTCGTGCGGGATCCCCTGGAGCGCGCGCTCGAGCCGCTCGACGATGAGCGGCACGTTCGCGGCCTCGTTGTAAGTCGGCAGGACGACGCTCAGCAGGACTCCGCTCATCTCCCCGGGGCCTCCCATCGGAAATAGGGACGCGGGCAGGACGGACAGACCTCGATGCGGACGGTCTCGCTGCGCGAACAGTCCCGCTTCTCGGTGTTCAAATAGAAGATCATCGGCAGCCCGATGAAGCTGTCCGGGTGGAACTCGCAATAGCCCAGGGAGCTGATTTCATCGTAGAGCCCCTTCTTCGGGAGGAAGTCTCCCGAGTTCTCCCAGCGCCAGCCGACGTGGAAGCTGACCGGGAAGCGGACGCCGGACATGGAGCTCTCCTTCACGGAGAGCGTGAACAGGCACAACAGGCCCGCGAAGAGCGCCGCCCGGGCGCCGGCGCGGCGCTCGAGCAGCGGAGGAAGCAGGACCGCGAGAGCGGCCAGCGCGAGGAAGGCCGGCAGGATGTAGTAGCGGATCGTGCTGTGCGTCCGGAACAGCGGGAAGGCCGCCGCGTAGCAGAGGAACCAGAGCGCGACCCCCCGGGGGCCCTCCGGGACCTCCCGGGAATAGAGCGCCCGCAGGCCTTCGGAGAACAGGACGACCATGCTCAGCCCGGCCCCCGCGTAGAGCGGCACGGCCAGGAACAGGGACGGCTCCCAGGACGTCAGGCGCATGAAGACCGAGACTCCCGAGAGGATCTGCATGAACGCGATCCAATGGAAGAAGACGAAGGCGGCGAACCCGACGCAGACGACGACTCTCGCCGAGGAGAAGACGCGCTCCGGCAGCGCGGCCGCCCGGGTCGCGAGGACTCCGAGCGCGGGGAGCCAGCGCGAGCGCAGTCCGCGGTAGAGCGCGCCTCCCAGGAAGGGCAGCGACAGCCAGGCCGCGCAGAGCGGCGCGCGATGCTCCAGCCAGAAAGCATCGCCGACCCGCGGCTTGAGCGTCCCGACGAGAAGCGTCTGGAGGGACGCATACGCCGCCAGCGCGAGCAGGTCGAGCGCGCGGGCATCCCGCTGGAGGATGGAACGGAAGGCCGCGTAGGCCAGCAGCGAGACCGGCACGCTGGAGAAGATGAAGTGGTTGAGGACTCCCAGGTGGCAGGCGGCGAGGAAGAGCAGGGCGTTGCGCGTCCCTCCGCCGTCGTCGTCGAGCGCGCGCCGGGACGCGGCGAACACGAGCGCGAGCAGCAGCGGCTGCAGCGCGTAGACCTCCCAGGCCACGCGGGACTTGAGCAGGAAGAGCGGGGAGCCCAGGAGGAGCGCGAGCCAGAGCAGCGAGGAGCGCGGCCCCTCGCGCCGCCAGAAGTGTCCCGCGAGGAGCCCGGCGGCGAACAGGTTCAGCAGCGCCCCCGGCAGCCGCAGGGAGAAGACGCTGGCCCCCAGCAGGCGGTAGACTCCGGAGAGGAGCCAGCCGTAGAGCGGACCGGTATAGGTGTTCATCTCATGGGGAGAGTAGAGCCCTCCCTTGAGGATGCGCACGGCGTAGAGACCGACCCAGGCCTCGTCGCCGTGCAGGCCGGGGAAATCGGAGAGCCGGCGCAGGAGCAGGAAGGCGAGGACGGCGAAGGCGAGCGCGCAGAGCGCCGCGGCCAGGCGGCGGTTCATCCCCGGCCGGCCTCTCGGCCGCGCAGGGCGAGATGCCCGCCGCCGCGGCGATGATGGACCTTCAGGATCTCCGCGAGGATGGAGACGGCGATGGCGCCCGGGCTCTTTCCTCCGAGGTCGAGCCCGATGGGCGCGTGCACGCGGGGGTCGCGCTCCGGATGCAGCCCCTTGCGGTTGAGCCCGCGGAACACGGTGGGGACCTTGGAACGGCTGCCGATCATCCCGATGTAGGCGGCGTCGCTCTTGAGCGCCGCGGCGAGGCATTCGGCGTCGAGCTCGTGTCCGCGGGTCACGATGACGACGTAGGTGCGGGCGTCGGGCTTCGCGCTGCGGACGGCCCGGTCGGGCCGCTCGACGAGGACGCGTCCCGCGGAAGGGAAGCTCTCGCGGTTGGCGAACTCCGCGCGCTCATCGGCCACGTCGCAGGGGACGCCGGCGGCCGCGGCCAGCGCGGCCAGGCGCTCCCCGACATGCCCGGCCCCGAGGATGAGGAGCCCGAGCTCGCGGACCTGGACGTCGATGAAGACCTCGACGCGCCCCATGCAGACCATCCCCGTGCCCTCAGGCTTGAGGTCGTAGGCGGCCTTGCGGCTGCTCCCCTCTCCGATCGCCTTCACGGCGTCGCGGATGCTCAAGGCCTCGAGCTTCCCCCCGCCCACCGTGCCGACCGCGGAGCCGTCGGCGTAGACGATCATGCGCGCGCCCGCGTCGCGGGGGGTGCTCCCCTGCATCGAGACGACGGTGACGAGCGCGGCGCTCGCGCCCGAGTCGATCGCCTCGGCGAACAGACGGATGACGTCCCTCTCACCTTTCATCATGCGGGAACCCCTCTGGGGTGACAGAGCGTATCAATTTTAGCGGAGCCCCGGGGCGAAGTCCGGCGGGAAGGACGTTGCCTGGGATCTTCAGTCGGCGCGTAGGACCGAGATGGAGGAGGCCGAGGGCAGTCCGACGGTGGAATTCCGCGTCCAACTGAAGATTCCAGGCTAGTTCGTCGCCGGAGGCGTGTTCGGTCCCGAAGGATCCTCGGGCGGGTCCTGCGCCGGGTCGAGCAGCCAGCGCTCGAGTCCCGGTTCGACGCCGAGCTCGAGGCCTGCGCCCTTCGCCTCGCGCGCGGCGCGCTTGAGGCGCAGCATCGTGTCGTGCTGGAGGCGGGGTCCGTCGCGGGAGACGCTGTCGAGCAGGAGCTTCATGTCGGGTGAGACGCCGCCCTGCTGGCGGGTCAGATACTCGACGACCTGCCGGGCCCCCTCGGGGGTGATCCCGCGTTTCCCGCCCTCCGAGGAGCCCTCGAGCGCGGCTCCGAGCTCCTTGAGGCCCGGCGCCGCGGCCGGCCCGGTCTTATCCGCGCTCGGAGGAGCGGTCTCCCGCGCGGGCTTCTCCGGGGCCTCCTCGACGTGCGCGCGCTCGGGGTGCCGGGCGAGGTAGCCGCGGACCTCGGAGCGCTGGAAGTCGTCGAGCTCGTCGAGCGCCTTCCCGTCGGGAGCGCGGCCTTTCGCGCGCTCGTGACCGGCGATCCATCTCGAGCGCAGCCGCCCCTGGCACAGGCGCAGGGCGTCGAGCGTCGCGGGCTCGCGCCACCCCCCCGAGGTACGGCGCACGCACGGCGCCAACGGCTCGGCGGCGGCGGGCAGGACGCGCGGAGACGGTCCCTCGCCGCGGGCGCCGCAGACGAGGAGGAGTCCCGGCAGGAGGAGGAACGCGTTCACTCGTGGGGTCGGATGTACACGTAGCCGAAGCCCTTGACCGCCTTGATCCGGCGCTGGAGCAGGACCGGCAGGCCCTTGCGCAGGCGGTTCATGAGGATGTCCAGGGCGCGGGAGAGCTCGGGCTTCTTCTTCCCCTCCACCGCGGAGAAGAGGATGTCCTTGTGGACGGGCTCGGGGCTGCGCTCGAGCAGGCAGTAGAACAGCTCGAAGGTCTTCGGGGTCAGCGTCACGACGTGGACCTCGTGGAAGAAGACCTCGCGGCTCTCCATGTTCAGCGAGACGTCCTCCTTGCGGTAGACGTTGCTGTCGAGCTCGCGGCGGCGGAACACCGCGCGCAGGGTGGCGAGGAGTTCGGCGGGGTTCTCCGACTTCTGGACGAAGTAGTCGGCCCCGTACTCGAGCCCCATGATCTTGTCCTTGCGGTGCGCGGTGAGCATCACGATGGGGGTCTTGCCGAGCGCCGGGATGGAGCGGATCGTCTTGCAGACCTCGAGCCCGTCGATGTCGGGCAGGACGAGGTCGAGGAGGATGCAGTCGGGCAGCGCCTTGCGCGCGAGCGCGACCGCGTCGGCGCCGTTGCCCGCGATGAAGAGGTCCTGGTAGCCGGCGTTCTTGAGCCAGAGCTGGACCAGCGCGTTCCAGTCCTCGTTGTCGTCGACGATAAGGATCTTCTGTGCCATCATAAGGGAGTGCCTAGCCCTCCAGCAGTCCGCGCGAGCGCAGGTCCGAGAGGAACGCGCGGGCGTCGCGCTCGAGGTCGCCGCTCTCGTCGCGGAACCGGCCCCGCAGCCCCGCAAGCAGGACGGCCTCGTCCGCGCAGGATTCCAGCGCCCCCAGGACGGCCGCGCCCGCACCGCTCACGCGCCAGACGCGTTCGGCCCGGGTGTCGTAGAGCAGGCCCTCGGCGCCCTCGGCGCGCCAGCGCGCGTGGGGCGCCAGGCGCAGGCCGGAGCCCGCGCGGGCGGAGGGACGCCAGCCTTCGCGCTCGACGATCCATTCCATCTTCACGCGCAGGCGCGCGCGCTGGGCCTCTCCGTCCTCGCGCAGGGTCCCGCCCCCGGACGCGTCCTCGGCGCGGTACTCGCCGCTGCGCCAGGCCTGGCGGACCAGCCGTTCGTAGCGGCTCAAAACTCCCTCGTCAGCATCGCGTCGAGGAAAGCCGCGAGCGGCGGCACGGCGTCCCGCGCCGGCAGGCCCGCGAGCAGCGGGTCCATCGAAGCGCGCAGGCCGCGCGCCGCCTTCCGCGCTCCCGCCAGGCAGCCGCCCTCCTCGAGGAGGGAGACGACGGCGTCGACCGCGGCGCGGTCGCGGGGGCTGCGCTCCCAGAGCGCGAGGAAGCGCGGCCGAAGGGCGCGGTCGTCGAGCGCGAGGAGGCAGGGCAGCGTGAGCTTGCCGAGCACGAAGTCCTGCCCGCGCTCCTTGCCGGCGGTCTCCCGGTCGAGCGTGAAGTCGTGGACGTCGTCGATGACCTGGAGCAGCACGCCGACCGCGCGCCCGAGGCGCGGCGGGTCCTCGCGGCGGTGCGGGCGCGGGCTCAGCTCGGAGAGCGCGGCGCCGGTCCACTCGAAGAGGGCGGCGGTCTTGCGCGCGGCGATCCCGTAGTAGCCCTCGACCGAGACGTGGAGACTTCCTCGCAGGAACTCCTCCTGCAGCTCCCCGGCGGTCATCTCGCGCGCGGTGTCGATGAGCGCGCGGGCGCAGGACCCCGAGAGTTCGAAGGCCTCGTCGAGGCCCTCGGCGAAGGCCAGGTCGCCGAGGAGGATGCCGGTCGTCGAGCCGAAGAGTCCGTTGGGCGTCCCTTCCCCCCGCCGGAGCTCGGCGAAGTCCACGCAGTCGTCATGGAGGAGCGAGGCGTTGTGGAGGAGCTCGACGGCGCAGGCGGCGCGCTCGGTCTGCTCGGCCGGGGTCCCCAGCGCGGCCCCGAGCAGCAGCGCATAGCGCGAGCGCAGCATCTTGCCCGGCCGCCCGACGTAGCCGGCGAGCTGGTCGCCGACCCGTTCCCCGAGCCGGGCGATCCGCCGGCCCATGGCCGAGCGCACGCGCGAGAGCGATTCCTCGAGGGCGTCGTGGGTGGTCGCGGGGGTCACGGGTAGAGTCTACAAAATGGCGCTCCCGGTCTCGCCGGAATCCCGGGGGGATCCCGGCTATTTCACGTCGCCGGCGAGGGCGTACATCGAATGATAGGCGTCGCAGAGCCCGACGAGGGTCCGCACCGACTCCTCGCCCGACTGCACGAGCCCCTTGAGCGGCTGGCCGGCCGCGCCGGGGTAGCCGGCGAGGGTGTTGGCCGCCCCCTGCGCGCCGTCGAAGGACTCGTTGGTCGCGAGCGAGGCGTTCTGGCGGTTGCGGGTATCGGGATAGCTGCGGTATTCGCCGTTGAGCGCGTCGCGCAGCGCGCGGACCTCGCCGCGCGCCGCTTCGGCCGCGGCGCCGACCGCCGAGAGGCCGAGCGCTCGGGAGAGCGCGGGCGGGTCGGGCAGCAGCGCCGCCGCGCCCGAGAGGTCGGCGCGCGCGCGCGCGCCGAGCGCGCGCAGCTCGTCGGCGCGGACCGGGTCCGTGCGGCGCAGGGCCGCCTCCAGGGGCGCGAGCTGCTGCGGCACGGCCTCGGAGGCCGTCAGGGCCTGGACGCGCACGTTGTAGCTCTGGCGGGCCGCGTAGTCGAGCTCCTTGTGCGCGCTGCGGGCGCTGTCGTGCACGGACTCGCTGCTCAGCACCCCCGACGCGCAGTTGTTCGCCTGTCGCAGGCCGACGCAGTCGTCCGCGTAGTCGATGGTCCCTCCCCAGATCCGCTGCTGCGGATGCGTCGAGGAGCCCGCCGGGATGAGGCCGACCCCGAGGGCCGGGAGGTCCTGCACGGCCGCGCGCGGGAAGCTCGGATTCCCGGCGCGGGGCTGGAGGACCTGGACGGCATAGGAGCAGCCCACCGGGAGCAGCGCGACGTCCTGGAGCCCGGAGGTGATGCGGTCCTGGGACATCCGGAGCCGGCCGGCCATGTTGCCGCCGATGTCGTCGCGGCCGTCGCCGGACAGCATCAGGTGGAGTTCGTTGAAGGCCGCGACGACGTCGGGACGGTCGCCGAAGCGCGGGAGGGCGGCGATGAGCGCGGAGTCGAGCCCGCGCAGACGGACCTCCGCCTGGCGCGTCTGCTCCTGGAGCTGCGGGAACGCGGCCTCCGACCATTCGGCCTTCACCAGCGGCAGGACCACGGCGGCCTTGTAGCGCTCGGCCAGGGCGCGCCGCTTGTCCGCCTCCGCGAGGATGTGGGCCTTCGTGGCGGGCTTCACCTCCTTCTCGGAGGATCCTCCCGTCGACGTCCCGCCGCCCCCTCCTCCGCGGTTGACGGAGGCCATCGCGGGCAGCGTCTCCGCCGCCGAGGTCGGGCCGCCGACCATGGAGAGGCGCTCGCCGCGTCCGCCCGAAGCGGCCCTCGAAGCGGGTGCGCCCGCTTCGCCGGAACCTTTGAGCGTGCTCCCGGAGAAGAGCGACTGAGCGCCGGGGGACGGAAGAGCGCGCGTCCCGGCCGATGGTCGGAAGAACGCCCGCGTCCGGGCGGCGCGGGCGGAGGAGGTCGCGCCCGTCGCCTGCAGGACCGGCTTGCCCTCCGGGGCCTGCGGCGCCGCCGCGCCGGGAGCGGAGGCGCCTCCCCCTGCGCCGCCGGTCGGGACGAAGCCGGAGTTCGTGAATCGGTCGAGCGGCCGCAGAGGCGGCTTGCCCTCGATGGGGCCGTCCGCCTCGGGGACCTTGGGCTCCTCCTTCTCGTGGTCCCGGATCGCCTCCTGGATGCGTTCGTCGAGGGACGCCCCGGTGGTCGCCGGCACCGCGGCCCCGGCCGCGGGGGTCCCCTCGAGGGTCTTGCCCGTCAGCTCGCGGATGCTCCGCACGGGCTCGGCCGAAGACGCGACGCCGATGGCCGTCCCTCCCGCCCCGCGGCGGACCATCGAGGCTTCGGCGGGGACGGCCGTGGCGCGCGCGGAAGCGAGCTCCGAGGAGAGGACCTTCGGCGGAGCGAAGAAGCCCCGCCGCGCCTGCGCTTGAGCGGCGGTCTCGGGGAGCGGGGCGGGCTCGCTGCGGGACGCGCGGTTCCCGCGCACGCCCCACGCCACGAGCACCGCGAGGGCGAGCGCCGAGGTCGCGCCCATGAAGACGCGCGGGTCGTAGAGGAGACGCTCCCCCCAGCCCTTGTAGTCCGGTGCCCCCGGGTCCTTCTCCTGTTCGCTCATCTCCGCTCTTCCTTTAATGGATTATTGCGCCCTCCCCCCCGCCTGTCAAGGGACGCCTGCCGGGAATCCTCGACGGGGACCCCCGTCTCCTTCGTTGACAGCCACCCTCGGGGATGGCTATGATGGGTCCATGCGACACCCCACTCTGCGACTCAGTCTTCTGCTGGCCCTGGGCTTCGCCCTTGCGGGAGCCGCCTGCGCCCCCAAGAAGGCCCTCAAGGCCAACGCCCGATCCTCCGGAGCCGAGGGCTCCGAGGACTCCTCGCTCTCCGCCGGAGCCCCCGGCGTCGACGTCGAGGAAGCGGCCATCCGAGGCAAGGAGTACGTCGCCGTCGGCGACCTCCAGCCCGTCCGCTTCGACTACGACAGCTACGCGCTCGACGACGCCGCGCGCGAGACGCTCAAGGCCAACGCCGACTACCTCAAGGCGCACGGCGACCTCGAGGTCCTCGTCGAAGGCCACACCGACGAGCGCGGCACCGTCGAGTACAACCTCGCGCTCGGCCAGAAGCGCGCCAAGGAGGCGCGCGACTACATGCTGCGCCTCGGCGTCAACGGCAAGCGCGTCGGGACCATCTCCTTCGGCAAGGAGCGTCCCTCCTGCACCCGCAGCGACGAAGGATGCTGGGGCCAGAACCGCCGCGCGGAGACCAAGGTCCGCGCGCGCACGGCGTCGTCCTCCACCGCCCAGTGAAGCCCCCGCGCTCCCTCGCGGCGTTCTCCGCGGCGCTCCTGTTCTCGGGCTGCGTCGCCACGCAGAAGGACATCCTCGACCTCTCCGCGCAGACCGACTCGCTGACCGTCCAGATCCAGGGCCTCAAGAAGACCCTCAACACCCTGCAGTCGAACCAGGCCGACCTGGCCGTCAAGCTCGACGACGTCCATAGCCAGATCAGCGTCCTCAACGAGTCGCTCAAGGACACCCAGCAGAGCAACTCGGCGCTCTCCTCGAAGCTCGACGACCTGGGCGCGGCCCTGGGGGCCAAGGTCTCCGCGGTCGGCGAGTCCATCTCGGCCCAGCAGAAGCAGCTCCTCGCGCAGGAGCAGAAGCGCGCCGAAGACGAGCAGAAGAAGGCCGAGGACGACAAGAAGAAGGCCGAGCAGTCGGCCTCCGGTCCCTCGCCGAGCCAGATCTACCACTCCGCGCTCGTTCAGCTCAACGGCAAGAAGTACGACCTCGCCGCCCAGGGCTTCGGGCTCTACCTTCAGAAATATCCCAAGGGCGAGGTCGCCGACCTCGCGACCTACTACCTCGGCCAGGCCTGGTTCGCCCAGAAGAAGTACGAGCAGGCCGCGCGGCAGTACGCGCTCGTCCTCGACCAGTTCCCCAAGAGCGACCTCACGCCTTCGGCGCGGCTCAAGTACGCCTCCTGCCTCATCGAGCTGAAGGTCCACCCCGACGAGGCGCGCCGCTACCTCCAGTCCGTCGCCGAAGACTTCCCGAACAGCCCCGAGGCGAAGGTCGCGCCCCAGCTCCTGAAGGGACTCGACAAGGCCGGGAAAGCCGCGCCCCGGGCTCCCGCCGCCCCGAAGGCGAAGTGACGCTCGCGCTCCTGGCCGGCCTGCTCCTGTTCGCCGCTCCCGCGCGCGCCGCCGAGGTCTACATCGGCGTCGAGGGCGCCCGCGAGGGGGCGCAGCGCGCGCTCGGCCTCCCCGCCTTCCTCTCCGAGGACCCCGGACGGCTCGACGACGCCGAAACCGGCCGGAAGCTGCGCGAGACCCTGCGCGCCGACCTGCTCGCCTCGCGCTACTTCGACATCATCGAGAAGGGACCCGCCCCGTCGACCGGGCAGGACGAGCAGGAGCTCCTGGCCTGGCGCACGGCCGGAGCGGCCTTCCTGCTCACCGCGAAGGCCTCCAAGGTCCAGGACCAGGTCGCGCTGAGCGTGCGCCTGCGGGACACCGCCTCCGGCGAGACCCTCCTCGAGCGCTACTACCGCCAGAACGAGCGCTACGCCCGCTCGCTCGCCCACCGCGTGGCCGACGACCTCGTCAAGCAGCTCTCCGGCCGCCCCGGCATCGCCCACACG belongs to Elusimicrobiota bacterium and includes:
- the pal gene encoding peptidoglycan-associated lipoprotein Pal → MRHPTLRLSLLLALGFALAGAACAPKKALKANARSSGAEGSEDSSLSAGAPGVDVEEAAIRGKEYVAVGDLQPVRFDYDSYALDDAARETLKANADYLKAHGDLEVLVEGHTDERGTVEYNLALGQKRAKEARDYMLRLGVNGKRVGTISFGKERPSCTRSDEGCWGQNRRAETKVRARTASSSTAQ
- a CDS encoding polyprenyl synthetase family protein codes for the protein MTPATTHDALEESLSRVRSAMGRRIARLGERVGDQLAGYVGRPGKMLRSRYALLLGAALGTPAEQTERAACAVELLHNASLLHDDCVDFAELRRGEGTPNGLFGSTTGILLGDLAFAEGLDEAFELSGSCARALIDTAREMTAGELQEEFLRGSLHVSVEGYYGIAARKTAALFEWTGAALSELSPRPHRREDPPRLGRAVGVLLQVIDDVHDFTLDRETAGKERGQDFVLGKLTLPCLLALDDRALRPRFLALWERSPRDRAAVDAVVSLLEEGGCLAGARKAARGLRASMDPLLAGLPARDAVPPLAAFLDAMLTREF
- the ybgF gene encoding tol-pal system protein YbgF, with the protein product MKPPRSLAAFSAALLFSGCVATQKDILDLSAQTDSLTVQIQGLKKTLNTLQSNQADLAVKLDDVHSQISVLNESLKDTQQSNSALSSKLDDLGAALGAKVSAVGESISAQQKQLLAQEQKRAEDEQKKAEDDKKKAEQSASGPSPSQIYHSALVQLNGKKYDLAAQGFGLYLQKYPKGEVADLATYYLGQAWFAQKKYEQAARQYALVLDQFPKSDLTPSARLKYASCLIELKVHPDEARRYLQSVAEDFPNSPEAKVAPQLLKGLDKAGKAAPRAPAAPKAK